Within the Chryseobacterium geocarposphaerae genome, the region CAAAGCATTTGCCATGGAACAATATTCGAGTGGTGTTCAAGATAAGAGATGATAATTTCATCATCTTTCTTCAATTTCTGAGTTAAAATATAAGAGACAAGGTTTAATCCTTCTGTTGTTCCTTTTGTAAAAATAACTTCGAAATCATGCTTAGCATTGATGAACTTCTGAATTTTTCTTCTTGAAAGCTCCATTTCTTCTGTTGCTAATTGGCTTAATGTATGAATTCCCCTATGCACATTAGCATTAATCTCTGTGTAATATGTATTCCAAACCTCTAAAACCGAATTAGGTTTTTGAGATGTTGCCGCATTATCTAAGTAAACTAAAGGTTTACCATTCACCTTCTGATCTAATATAGAAAACTGACTTCTGATTTCCTGAATGTCAAACATTTATTAAAATTTTAAATTAAAACGTCCTTATTTAGAACTCTTCAAATTTACGGCTTTTTCTTAATACTTGCTGTTAAACAAAAGCAAAAAGCACTTCTGTTTGAAGTGCTTTTTATATTTCAAATATTGATTAAAATTCAATATCTACTTCTAATTTTTCAGCCAAAAGCTTAGAAATTTTTTCTTTCAGAGGTTCAATATCGATGTTCTGCATCGCATCGTTGGCAAAAGCATATAAAAGCAATGCCTGAGCTTCTTTTTTAGAAATTCCTCTCGCTCTCAGATAGAACAATGCATCTTCATTCAGCTGTCCTACTGTACAACCGTGAGAACACTTCACATCATCCGCAAAAATCTCCAGCTGAGGTTTTGTATCGATCGTTGCTCCTTCGCTTAATAAAACGTTATTATTTTGCTGATAAGCATTCGTTTTCTGAGCAATTTTATCTACAAATACTTTTCCATTGAAAACCCCGTGAGATTTCCCGTCGAAAATACCTTTGTAATTCTGGTAACTTTCACAATTCGGCTGATTATGGTGAACCGCCGTGTGGTGATCGACCAACTGATCTTTCCCGATAATGGTGATCCCGTTCATGAATGAGTTGATATTCGACCCGTTCTGAATGAAATCCAGGTTGTTTCTTACCAATTTACCTCCGAAAGAGAAAGTATTCACAGTCGTTAAACTGTCTTTTTCCTGTTTTGCGAAAGTATTGTCAATTAAATAAGAAGTATCATTATCGTTCTGTAACTTATGCCAATCTGCTTTTGCATTCGGATACGTGAAAATTTCAGTTACAGAATTTGTTAACACATAGGTACTGTCAAAATTATGATGACTTTCAATGATCTCTACTTTTGCACCCTCTTCTACAATTAATAAGTTTCTTGTATTATAGAATGTATTTTCTTCCTGATTCTGAGAAATGTAGAAAACATGAATCGGTTTTTCAATCACTACATTTTTAGGAACTTTCAAGAAGAAACCATACTTACAATAAGCTTGGTTCAAATTGGTAAAAGCTGATTTGTCGCCAGCAATTGTATTGAAATATTTGTCGAAAACATCTTTATGCTTCTCATCATTCAATGCGTAATTGAATGAAAGAAACTCAACATTTTCAATTGAAACTTTTGATAATTCTTTATGAAGTTTACCGTTTACGAAAGTGATCCAGTCAAAATTTTCTTCGCCCAAATGCAACTGATCCAGCTGCTCTTTGGTGATATTGTGACTTTCTTTAGGGAAAAAATTATATTCCTTTTCAGTAATCTCCTTTAAGCTGGTATATTTATATTCTTCGTCTTTTTTTGTCGGAAAACCAACACTCTCGAATCGCTGAAGAGCTGCTTTTCTTTCTTCATCTAAAAATCTGTGATGAAGACTCTCCAAAAATTCATTATGGTTTTCTGTAATCTGTTCTTTTAATGCCATTACTGGTATATCTGTGGTTTGCACCATTTTTCCTTTTATTTGAGCTAAAATATTGTCATTCCGGAGAATGAGGAATCTAATTGTATGATTAGAGATTCTTCATTTCGCTACGCTTCATTCAGAATGACAACGAAAAATTTTTAATCTCTGTGACAGTTGATTTCTTCTTAGTTAAGAAGCCAGTCATACCCTTTTTCTTCAAGTTCCAACGCAAGAGATTTGTCACCGGTTTTGATGATTTTTCCGTTTGCCAGAACATGAACGAAGTCAGGCTGAATATAATTAAGCAATCTCTGATAGTGTGTAATCAAAAGAACTGCGTTTCCTTCATTTTTGAACGCATTTACACCGTCTGCTACGATTCTCAATGCATCAATATCTAATCCTGAATCGGTTTCATCAAGAATAGCCAATTTCGGATCCAGCATCATCATCTGAAAGATCTCATTTCTTTTCTTTTCACCTCCTGAGAATCCCTCATTTAATGATCTTGAAAGGAAATCTTTTTTGATTCCAAGCTTTTCAGATTTTTCGCGGATTAAAGCCAGCATTTCTTTTGCAGGCATTTCTCCCAATCCGTTTGCTTTTCTGTTTTCGTTCATCGCCGCTTTGATGAAGTTCGTTACAGAAACTCCCGGAATTTCTACCGGATATTGGAAAGAAAGGAAAATCCCTTTGTGCGCTCTTTCTTCAGGAGCATCTTCGATGATATCCTCACCTCTGAAGATGATTTCTCCGTCTGTAACCTCATAATCTTCTTTTCCTGCGATCACAGAAGAAAGAGTAGATTTACCGGCTCCGTTCGGCCCCATGATAGCATGAACTTCTCCCGGCTTTATTTCAAGATTGATACCTTTTAAAATTTCTGCGCCATCTTCAATTTTGGCGTGCAAGTTTTTTATATTTAACATACATTCAAATTTATCGCAAGGTCAAACTTTGAGTATATCCTTTGTAACACTAAACCACAATTAACAAAGGCATTAACGCTAGCGAATGAAATATTATTTTATTCTTTTTTTAAACATTAAAATTGAAATCAACCTTAATGTGTTGTTTGTCATTTCGACGAAGGAGAAATCTATTTTTTTAATAAAGATTCTTCACTTCGCTTTGCTTCGTTCAGAATGACAAGACGCCAAACTGTCTGAAATTGAAATTTTATCCTACAGAACCTTCTAAAGAAATCTCAAGTAACTTCTGAGCTTCAATAGCAAACTCCATTGGTAATTTATTTAAAACTTCTTTACTGAAACCATTTACGATCAAAGCAATGGCTCTTTCTGTATCGATACCTCTCTGGTTACAGTAGAAAATCTGGTCTTCCCCGATTTTCGAAGTCGTTGCTTCGTGTTCCAGCTGTGCAGAAGGATCTTTGATCTCGATATAAGGGAAAGTATGTGCTCCACATTCGTTCCCCATCAGCAAAGAGTCACACTGAGAAAAGTTTCTTGCTCCTTTTGCAGTCGGCATTACTTTTACCAACCCTCTGTATGAGTTGTTTGACTTTCCAGCAGAAATCCCTTTAGAAATGATGGTAGACTTTGTATTCTTTCCGATGTGGATCATCTTTGTTCCTGTATCTGCATATTGGTGATTATTGGTCACCGCGATTGAATAAAACTCTCCAACCGAGTTATCTCCTTTCAAAATACAAGAAGGATACTTCCACGTTACTGCAGAACCAGTTTCAACCTGTGTCCAGGAGATTTTTGCATTCTTTTCGCAAAGCCCTCTTTTCGTTACAAAATTGAAAACTCCCCCTTTTCCTTCTTCATTACCCGGATACCAGTTTTGTACGGTTGAATATTTAATTTCAGCATTATCCATTGCGATCAGCTCAACAACAGCTGCGTGAAGCTGATTTTCGTCTCTTGATGGTGCTGTACATCCTTCAAGATAAGAAACATAACTTCCTTCATCCGCAATCACAAGCGTTCTTTCAAACTGGCCTGTTCCTGCCTGATTGATACGGAAATACGTAGACAATTCCATCGGACATCTTACTCCTTTTGGAATATAACAGAAACTTCCGTCAGAGAATACTGCAGAATTCAGTGCCGAATAGAAATTATCTCCTCTCGGAACTACTTTTCCAAGATATTTTCTTACTAAGTCCGGATGATTTTTGATCGCCTCAGAAATAGAACAGAAAATAATTCCTTTTTCCATCAATGTCTCCTGAAAAGTCGTCTTTACCGAAACTGAGTCCATTACAATATCTACAGCAACTCCTGAAAGTCTTTTCTGCTCTTCGATATTGATCCCTAATTTTTCAAAAGTTTTGATCAATTCAGGATCTACTTCATCAAGACTCGCCAATTCTGGTTTTACTTTCGGAGCAGCATAATATTTGATTGCCTGAAAATCAGGTTTCTCATATTTAATATTGGCCCATTCCGGTTCTACCATTTTCAACCAGATTCTGAAAGATTCCAAACGCCATTCTGTCATCCATTCCGGTTCCTCTTTTTTCGCAGAAATCGCACGGATGATATCTTCATTTAAACCAATCGGGAAATCTTCGTAATCGATCTTTGTTTCCCAACCGAATTCATATTTTTTATTTTCTAGATCGACTCTTAGATCGTCTTCAGTGTACTTTGACATTAATTAAATAATTAAAAATTAAATGATTAAAAAATTAGCTTCGTTTTTTAACATCAGTTTTAGAGAGATAATCAATAAATTTTGATAATTGTCTTGAAACCAATTTACAATCATTAATTAAATCTTGTGTGTCCTCCTCATATAAAACCGAGCAAAGATGTAACATATTTCTTACTTCTCCACAACTGCCTTTAGAATATTTTAAAAATCTAATAAACTGGGCATTATTGTTATACTCGCTTCCTTCCGCAATATTATTTGAAATTGACAAAACCGCTCTTTTGATTTGGTTACTCAATTCAAATTCCCTCTTATATTTATCTTGATTTAAAAGATTAAAAACATTTTTTGTAAGATTAACAGCTAATTGATAAACTTCAAATTTTTCGAATTCATCCGCCATTTACTAATTTTTTAATCCTTTAATCTTTTAATAACTATAAGCTGAAAGATTCTCCGCACCCACATGTTCTTGATGCGTTCGGATTGTTAAAAACAAATCCCTTTCCATTCAAACCTCCTGAATATTCCAGAGTGGTACCCGCTAAATAGAGAATTGATTTTTTATCTACAATAATTTTAATGTCATTGTCTTCAAAAACCTGATCTGTGTCTGTTTTTTCGTTGTCGAACTTCAAAACATATTCTAAACCAGAGCATCCTCCGCTTTTCACCCCCACTCTTATATAGTCTTCAAAAGGTTTAAAACCATCTTCTGTCATCAGTTGGATGGCTTTTGCTTTTGCTTGATCTGATACTTTTATCATTGTATTTATTTAGAATGATTTAATAATGCAAAAATACGAACTAATTTCCGCAATCTCAAATTGAAGATATCTATTTTAATGATTCTGTTAGTAATAAGATTATTCTTAACAGCTTGGGTAATGTTAAAAAATATATAATTTTTTCCTTTCAAATCTGCAGATTCCGTTTTTGATTTAACTTTAAACAATATTTTTTATCTATTAAAAAAATTAGCAGTGAAACAGAAACTACTTGTTTTCCTTGTATTGTTTTCAGTAATAAAGTCTTACGGACAGACCACGAGATATATTTATGAAACTTCGGTAAACCCCGATTCGATCAATCTGGTAACGATGAAAACGGAGAGAACTTTCCTGGATGTAAAAGCAAACCGATCATTATTCATTAGCGAAAATAAATTAATACAGGATTCTTTATTTGCATCTTTTAAACCTGAAGAAAACAGAAAAAAAGAAGAGAAAGATCTTTCAAAATCCGAAAAGATAAAAAGACCAGAAGCAACTTTCTTTGAATATTTCATCACGAAAGAAATTCCTGAACAAAAAGTTTATTACCATGACAAAGTAGGTATAAAGCAAATTTATTATCAGGAAGACCGTCCGATACAATGGGAAATCACCAGTGACACTGGAAAGCAGAATGGATATTTGGCTCAAAAAGCGGTTGCGAATTTTGGAGGAAGAGTCTGGACCGCATGGTTTACAAAAGACATTACTATTTCAGACGGACCTTATAAATTTTCGGGCCTGCCCGGACTTATTGTAAAATTAGAAGATGATAAAGGAGATTACAGGTTTGATCTTGTAACGAAAATGATTCTTCAAAATGCCTTTGAAGAACCAATAAGCGCTGATGCGAAACAAAGTACCAGAATTAATTTTAATGGTGACAAGGCTGCCCTGAAATTGGAATTTTCGAAAAACAGAAAAAACATGGCCGGAAATGGAGACGGAATGCAAAATTTCCGAGGTGGAGGACGACGAGGCGGCGGTATGAACGGAAGCGGAATGCCTGGAGGAATGAGTGGAATGCAAGGCGGTATGGGACACCATGGCGGAATGGATGAGGGAATACAACAGATGCCAAGTATGAATTCAAATGGCAACAGTTCTCCAATAATGAGCACAGCCCCTCAAAACCCAATTGAATTAAAATAAAAAATATAAATCAATGAAAAAGTTAGGAATGATAGCTTTAGCGTTATTCATGCAGACAGCTTTTGCACAAACCAACAGATTTGTGTACCAGGTGACCATGAAACCTGATGCTTCCAATAAAAATGATGTGAAGACCGAAAATGCCTACCTGGATATTTCGGCAGAAAAGTCTCTTTTCTATTCTGAAAACAGATTTAAAAGAGATTCTATTATGCAAAAAGCCTTTCAAAGTGGAGGCGGAAGGGGAAGTTTCAACAGAGATCAGATGGAAAGTCTGAGATCGAACATCAACTACTCTATTGAAAAAGATAAGGAAAATCAAAAGACAATTTATAAAGACAGATTAGGTCGGGATATTTATGTATATGAAGAAGACCGTCCGATTAATTGGAAAATTTCTTCTGAAACGACCAAAATCGGAGATTATAAAGTTCAGAAAGCCGAAACAGAGTTCGCAGGGAGAAAATGGACTGCTTGGTTTACTACAGATTTACCGTATCAGGATGGCCCTTATAAATTCAGCGGACTTCCGGGACTTATCGTTAAAGCCGAGGATGACAAAGGGGATTATTCATTTGATTTGATGAAAAACTATAAAATCTCAGAAATTCCTGCTTTAAATCAGTTTGGAAATGTGATTAAAGTAAAAAGAACTGATTTTGTAAAACAACAGGAGAAGTTTAAAACAGATCCGATGTCATTCATGAATCAAGGCGGCGGTGGAGGAATTTCTGCTCCGATGAGAATTGGCGGAGGCGGTGGAAATCAAAACCCCGGTGATATGAGAAAGAGAATGGAAGAAAGAGTAAAAGAAGAAGCTAAAAGAAACAGCAATCCGATAGAACTGCAATAAATAAAAAAATCCTGAAGAAAATCTTCAGGATTTTTTTATTTTTGATTAATTACCTAAAATTTGATTAAAGGTATTCCCCTGTCGTATATCTCCGGTATTATATCCTTTCATAAACCATTCTTTACGCTGAGCGGAAGATCCGTGCGTGAAGCTTTCCTGATTTACATATCCCTGTGATCTTTTCTGGATATTATCATCTCCCACCGCTTCTGCAGCATCTATCGCAGACTGAACATCTCCCGGTTCCAATATATGTTCTCTATTATCCGTTTGTTTTGCCCAAACCCCTGCATAAAAATCTGCCTGGAGTTCTGTAGCAACTGAGACTTTATTCACCTGTGCTTCAGAATAATTTCCGCTTGTTCTTACTTTGTCTGTTTTACCCAGAGTACCCAAAAGATTTTGCACATGGTGTCCCATTTCATGAGCCATCACGTAGGCAATGGAGAATTCCGTTACTTTGGCTCCGAAGCGTTGTTCCAGTTCTTTAAAAAAACTCATATCCATATACACCGTCTGATCTACAGGACAATAAAAAGGTCCCATTGCAGATTGAGCCGTTCCACATCCGGATTGCGTGGTATTTTCAAATAAAACGACTCTTGCAGGAGTATATTTTATTCTGTTTTCAGCGAAAATTTTAGTCCAGGTTTCTTCATTTTCGGCGGTTACCATTTGAACAAATTCTCTCACTTTAAGTTCATTCGCATTAAGTTCCCGTTGCTCTGTCTGTGCTCCTCCATTTCCCATATTTCCTGAAGAAAGAATGGAGGAAGGATCTCCTCCCAAGAAAAATACAATTGCTGCAATGATAAGCGTACCAAGACCTCCTCCTACAATTGCTCCGCCACTGCCAGAACCTCGCCTGTCTTCTACGTTACCGCTTCTATCGTCTGTCCATTTCATATTTTAGTTTTATTTTATATGTAAATTTAAAATAATATCATTACTAAATAATTACTTTTGTGAAAAATTAAAACTAAAGTGAAAAAAAATCTAATTTTCTTTTTGTTATTGGGAATCGTAAGTTTAAACTCATGTAATGAAGAATCTAAGGAAGATGAAGTGAGCAGTATCGACAAAAACGCGTCTATTGAAACAGAACTTTCAGTAAAGCATATCGATACCGCAGATGTTCTCATCACCAAACACAAGATCTGGAAAAATAATAAACTTTTTAAAGAGATTATTAAAACAGATACCATTCCTTCCTTAGGAGACACGCTTGTTACTGCAGAAGACAATGATGGCTATGAGCAAAGTGCGAAAACCAAAAAAGATTACGAATTTTATATAACCGTTCAGTAATGAAAAAATCAAGTTCTATAAAATTGCTTTTTGTAACGGGACTTCTTGCTTCATGTACCCAAAACAAACCTGAAGATCAATGGAAGAATGAGAAAAAAGTATACATGAGATCTGATTCTACGGCCTCCTATACCAGAAGCCACGGCTTTATGCCCGGATATTTTTGGTATCATGCATTCAGACCTTACGGTTCTTTTCACAACGGTTCTTATCAAAGGGCTGGATATTACAGTGATGCCATCAGCTCCAAATCAAATGTAGGCAGAAGTACTTACAAAGGAAATGTGGTAAGAGGCGGATTGGGCAGAAGCGGATTTAGAGCATCTTCATAAGTATGGAAAGAATTACATCGGGTTTCCGGAAAAACTGGGAGCATAAACTTGAGAATTTAGGCTTCGGATATCATTCTTTGGAAGGTCTTTATTGGGATGAAAGCCATTATTATCAATTCTCATCAGAAGAAATCAACACCATAGAAAATGCGACTGCCGAGCTTTGGCAAATGTGTCTTGAAGCGGTGGATTATATTATTGAAAAAAATCTTTGGTACCGGTTCAATATTCCGGACTGGTTTAAAGACTATATCATTACAAGCTGGGAAGAAGATCATCCTTCTATCTATGGCAGATTTGATTTCGGTTTTGATGGCAAGAATCTAAAGCTTTTAGAATTTAATGCAGATACTCCAACATCGCTATATGAAGCATCCGTAGTACAATGGTACTGGCTTCAGGAGATGTTTCCGTACAAAGATCAGTTCAATTCCATTCATGAAAAGCTGGTTGATTACTGGAAGTATCTTAAAAACTATATGAATCCTCATTATATTTATTTCGCATCGCTTACCAATATTGAAGATGTAACCAATGTGGAATATTTAAGGGATTGTGCCACTCAGGCCGGTTTTGATACTGAATTTATCGCGATTCAGGATATCGGATGGGCGGAAGATATTGAGGAATTTATTGCCGGAGATAAAACCATTATGGAATATATTTTTAAATTATATCCTTATGAATGGATTCTTGATGATGGTTTTGGAGAAAAGCTCGTTAAAAACGGTTTCAGATCTCAATGGATAGAACCTGCATGGAAATTACTGCTTTCATGTAAAGCGATCCTTCCCATTCTTTGGGAACTGTATCCGAATCATCCTTATCTCCTTGAATCATATTTTGAGCCAAAGCATCTGAAGGATTTTGTAAAAAAGCCGATATATTCCAGAGAAGGAGCGAATGTCACTTTATTTAAAAATAACATTCCTTTAGAACAAAACAGTGGCATATATGGAAAAGAAGGATATATTTATCAGCAGCTTTTTGATCTTCCTAATTTTGATGAGAACTATCCTATTATCGGAAGCTGGGTCATTGGTCAGGAACCTGCCGGAATTGGAATCAGAGAATCGGTTAATTTAATTACCAATAATCAGAGTCGATTTATTCCCCATCTTATAGATTAAACAATAAAAAAGGAGCTTAAATTAAGCTCCTTTTTCTTTTTATTATCAATTAAGAATGTCCAAATCCGATGTTTCCTTTTTTTCCGGATAAATTCTTCTTAAAATCGATCATTCTCAGCGCAGTAACCGCCGCTTCCACTCCTTTGTTTCCAAGATCTCCTCCACTTCTTGCAATGGACTGCTCTTTTGTATCGTCTGTCAGTACACAGAATATGGTAGGTGTATCGGTAAGAACATTACAATCCTTAATACCCTGAGCTACTGCAGAGCATACAAAATCAAAATGAGGAGTTTCTCCGCGAATCACACATCCAATTGCAATCACTGCATCATATTTTCGTTCTTTACAAAGCTGCATACTCGCATAGTTTAACTCAAATGCTCCGGGAACTGAGAAAAGGCTAATATTCTCTTTTTTCACTCCTTCTTTTTCAAGAATTTCCAGTGCTGCATCACGAAGATTGTACGTTACAAAATCATTCCACTCAGAAAAAACAATGCCGATTGAAAATTCATCGGCATTCGTTATATGAAGTGGCTTGTAATCGGAAAGATTAACTGTTGCCATGTTTTAATAATATTTAGTCATTTCAATATAAGAATCAGACATTCCGTTGTCGTAGTCCTGATATTTTTCGTCAATTGTAGCAAAATACTTTTTAGCTTCAGCATTTTTCTTAAGACCTAATGCTACAATTCCTGCTTTTCTTGTGAAATAATAGCTTGTGTAAGGATCATCAGAGGCAGAAGAAGCTTTATCTAATAAGGTAAGTGCTTCATCATTCTTGTTAAGACCAGATTTTGCATCTGCCATTGCTCCATACTTCATGGCCATCAATGTTTTATTGTCTGAAGAGAATTTATCTAAAAGATCATATGCCTCCTGAAACTTTCCTTCTTTAAATTTCAATAATCCTGCATTGTAAGCAGAAAGTTTTCCTACTTTAGTTCCGGAATAGTTTTCATACGTTCCTAAAAACCCAGGATTAGCAGCAGATTTACCACCAAGAGCTTCTTTATCTTTTCCTTCAGCAGCATATTTCTGTGCAGCAAGGTAACTTTTCACAGCTTCTACGTTCTTTGGAGCTTCTACAAATTGCTTATAGCCAAAAAAACCTAAAACTCCCAAAATCAAAACTCCGAAAACGATTCCTATTTGTTTTGAGTATTTTTCAAGAAATCTTTCAGTGTTTAAAGCTTCTCTGTCAAGATCTTTAAAAAATTCTACTGTTTCTTTACCTTCTTGCTCATTGTGAGCATTCTTTTCCAATTTTGCCATAAGTTTTTAAAAATTGAACTGCAAATTTAATTGTTTCTTAGTGATTTACAAAATACTTTGTGCGTATTATTAATAAAAGTGAATAAATAGTATATGGAGGAAGTAAATTGCTAATCGCCATTTATAAAAAAAGCTTCATAAATCGCGTTTATGAAGCTTTAATTATGTTTTGAAAATTTTTAGTATTCTAAAATATGATAGATTTCTGCGTCGAACTTTTTCAGTTTTTCATCTCCATTCAATCCTTTCAATCCGATCAGGAAACTGAATTGTGAAACCTTTGCACCTTGTTTCTCAACTAATTTCGCAGCGGCTTCTGTAGTTCCGCCTGTTGCTAAAAGGTCATCGTGAATCAAAACTCTTTGTCCGGGCTTTATCTGTCCTTCACGGGTTTCAATGATAGCACTACCGTATTCGAGGTCATATTTTTCTGAAATAATCGGTGGCGGAAGCTTTCCTGCTTTCCGGATTAAGATAAACGGAACTTCCAAAGCAACCGCAATGGCAATCCCGAATAAATACCCGCGGCTTTCAATTCCGCAAACAGCATCTATTTTCCCTTTGCTGAAAGTTACCAAATCCTCTATTACTTCTTCATACAGTTTTGGATTCAGAAATATCGGCGAAATATCTTTAAACTGAATTCCTGGAATGGGAAAATCAGGGATATTTTCAATTGTCCTTTCAAGTTTCTTTATAAGGTCTTGTGAAGCCATTTACGGGTTTATTTTATAGCTGGAAATCTTCCAGTCGCCATTTACATTTTTAAGCCCGAAAGTTACCTTCAATGAAGTTGTTTTTCCGTTTTTATCGGTAACATCGTAGGTTGCATTTACACTTGCCGAATTTGTGCTGGTTCCGTTAGTCGTAATATTTTTAACGCTTACATTTTTCACTGCTCCGAATCCTGAATTCGGATTTGAAAACGATTCATAGCTTCCCCAGCTTGGATTGCTTGATGCATTATAAGCTGCTTTAAGGTTTTGTGAGCTTACATTATTTAAAAAGCTGTTTACTGTAGATCTTGGATCAGCTGTCGGCTGTTTAGGAGCTGCAGGCGTTGCAGGTGTGGCCGCCGGATCAGTAGGCGTTGTCGCTGGTGTTGCTCCAGGATTATTCGGATCTACTACAGCAGGATCCTGATTAACCGCAGTAGAGTCTACTTTAGGAACTTCCGGAACTTTCAATGCTGCAGGATTAACATCCAGTCCGATCTTAGACATCTTGAAGGTCTTAGCAGTTGTTTTTACCGAAACAGTGATGTCAATTTTGCCATCAATTACTTTAGCGGCAGGAATTGATGAAAACTTTAAATTAAATCCTTTAAAATTGTTATCCTGCATCAGGTTTTTAGCCGTTGCCAGCTTCACTCCGTTGCTGAAGACTTCAAGGGTTGCTTCTAAACCTGCTCCTGTAAAAGATACCGGATTTCCAGCATTATCTACCAATCTCGGAACAATTTGCAGAGCAGTCGGCGCTCCGGTTCCGTCATCTCCTGTAGGTCTTGTAAGAATGCTTAATGAGTTTGCTCTTACATCATTCGGATCACTTTCTTTTGCTTTATCATCCCCGAAAATATTCATTTCACCTAAAGAAGGCGGTGCTGTACTTGCCCACTCTATCCCGTTTTTCTGAGCCACTTCATCTGCCATAGCCATAATTTCCGGAACTTTTTTGCCGTTAATTAACTGTCCCAG harbors:
- the sufD gene encoding Fe-S cluster assembly protein SufD, whose translation is MALKEQITENHNEFLESLHHRFLDEERKAALQRFESVGFPTKKDEEYKYTSLKEITEKEYNFFPKESHNITKEQLDQLHLGEENFDWITFVNGKLHKELSKVSIENVEFLSFNYALNDEKHKDVFDKYFNTIAGDKSAFTNLNQAYCKYGFFLKVPKNVVIEKPIHVFYISQNQEENTFYNTRNLLIVEEGAKVEIIESHHNFDSTYVLTNSVTEIFTYPNAKADWHKLQNDNDTSYLIDNTFAKQEKDSLTTVNTFSFGGKLVRNNLDFIQNGSNINSFMNGITIIGKDQLVDHHTAVHHNQPNCESYQNYKGIFDGKSHGVFNGKVFVDKIAQKTNAYQQNNNVLLSEGATIDTKPQLEIFADDVKCSHGCTVGQLNEDALFYLRARGISKKEAQALLLYAFANDAMQNIDIEPLKEKISKLLAEKLEVDIEF
- the sufC gene encoding Fe-S cluster assembly ATPase SufC; this encodes MLNIKNLHAKIEDGAEILKGINLEIKPGEVHAIMGPNGAGKSTLSSVIAGKEDYEVTDGEIIFRGEDIIEDAPEERAHKGIFLSFQYPVEIPGVSVTNFIKAAMNENRKANGLGEMPAKEMLALIREKSEKLGIKKDFLSRSLNEGFSGGEKKRNEIFQMMMLDPKLAILDETDSGLDIDALRIVADGVNAFKNEGNAVLLITHYQRLLNYIQPDFVHVLANGKIIKTGDKSLALELEEKGYDWLLN
- the sufB gene encoding Fe-S cluster assembly protein SufB: MSKYTEDDLRVDLENKKYEFGWETKIDYEDFPIGLNEDIIRAISAKKEEPEWMTEWRLESFRIWLKMVEPEWANIKYEKPDFQAIKYYAAPKVKPELASLDEVDPELIKTFEKLGINIEEQKRLSGVAVDIVMDSVSVKTTFQETLMEKGIIFCSISEAIKNHPDLVRKYLGKVVPRGDNFYSALNSAVFSDGSFCYIPKGVRCPMELSTYFRINQAGTGQFERTLVIADEGSYVSYLEGCTAPSRDENQLHAAVVELIAMDNAEIKYSTVQNWYPGNEEGKGGVFNFVTKRGLCEKNAKISWTQVETGSAVTWKYPSCILKGDNSVGEFYSIAVTNNHQYADTGTKMIHIGKNTKSTIISKGISAGKSNNSYRGLVKVMPTAKGARNFSQCDSLLMGNECGAHTFPYIEIKDPSAQLEHEATTSKIGEDQIFYCNQRGIDTERAIALIVNGFSKEVLNKLPMEFAIEAQKLLEISLEGSVG
- a CDS encoding four helix bundle protein, translated to MADEFEKFEVYQLAVNLTKNVFNLLNQDKYKREFELSNQIKRAVLSISNNIAEGSEYNNNAQFIRFLKYSKGSCGEVRNMLHLCSVLYEEDTQDLINDCKLVSRQLSKFIDYLSKTDVKKRS
- a CDS encoding HesB/IscA family protein; protein product: MIKVSDQAKAKAIQLMTEDGFKPFEDYIRVGVKSGGCSGLEYVLKFDNEKTDTDQVFEDNDIKIIVDKKSILYLAGTTLEYSGGLNGKGFVFNNPNASRTCGCGESFSL
- a CDS encoding GLPGLI family protein, with the protein product MKQKLLVFLVLFSVIKSYGQTTRYIYETSVNPDSINLVTMKTERTFLDVKANRSLFISENKLIQDSLFASFKPEENRKKEEKDLSKSEKIKRPEATFFEYFITKEIPEQKVYYHDKVGIKQIYYQEDRPIQWEITSDTGKQNGYLAQKAVANFGGRVWTAWFTKDITISDGPYKFSGLPGLIVKLEDDKGDYRFDLVTKMILQNAFEEPISADAKQSTRINFNGDKAALKLEFSKNRKNMAGNGDGMQNFRGGGRRGGGMNGSGMPGGMSGMQGGMGHHGGMDEGIQQMPSMNSNGNSSPIMSTAPQNPIELK
- a CDS encoding GLPGLI family protein, giving the protein MKKLGMIALALFMQTAFAQTNRFVYQVTMKPDASNKNDVKTENAYLDISAEKSLFYSENRFKRDSIMQKAFQSGGGRGSFNRDQMESLRSNINYSIEKDKENQKTIYKDRLGRDIYVYEEDRPINWKISSETTKIGDYKVQKAETEFAGRKWTAWFTTDLPYQDGPYKFSGLPGLIVKAEDDKGDYSFDLMKNYKISEIPALNQFGNVIKVKRTDFVKQQEKFKTDPMSFMNQGGGGGISAPMRIGGGGGNQNPGDMRKRMEERVKEEAKRNSNPIELQ
- the ypfJ gene encoding KPN_02809 family neutral zinc metallopeptidase, whose product is MKWTDDRSGNVEDRRGSGSGGAIVGGGLGTLIIAAIVFFLGGDPSSILSSGNMGNGGAQTEQRELNANELKVREFVQMVTAENEETWTKIFAENRIKYTPARVVLFENTTQSGCGTAQSAMGPFYCPVDQTVYMDMSFFKELEQRFGAKVTEFSIAYVMAHEMGHHVQNLLGTLGKTDKVRTSGNYSEAQVNKVSVATELQADFYAGVWAKQTDNREHILEPGDVQSAIDAAEAVGDDNIQKRSQGYVNQESFTHGSSAQRKEWFMKGYNTGDIRQGNTFNQILGN